A region of the Yarrowia lipolytica chromosome 1C, complete sequence genome:
GAGACACTTGATGGTCCCTCCAAACCCAAAAGAATGGACCCTTATTCCGGGCTCCCATTGCACGTGACCTAAACAGAGGTTATCGGGCATTGTGGTGCGTGCCGAAACACAACAGCACAAAAAATTCTAGCCCCTACAACACTCACTTGCCACTGCAGGGACTCAATAACGAGGGAAGAGTCCTTGTTTGCCACCGTTACTAAAAGAGCAACCGCTTGGAACAAAAATCACATCCACAAGTTCAATATTGACGTCACACGCCCCATTTCCAGCATCCATGACACCTCAACGCGAGTGCGACCCGATAACCGTGCTTGATGACGAGACAGAGGTCGTAGGATCCACAGACTGCATCCCAGAACCCGCATCCGAAGACCCCTTTATCGTCATATCTTCCGATGAGGAAGATAACACCAATACCGATACCGGTAATTATAGGAGTCGCACGCCAGAGATTATCGACATTTCGGACACAGAACGACCCGATGAGCccgaagaggaagaggaagatCCAAGACTCAACATGGAGCGGATATTCATGAACAGCTTCCAGCAAGATCAGCATGAGTACCTCAACAACGGGTTTGGCTTCTTTCGACAGCCACATTACCCTGTGCGTGCAGAACGAAACCCAGGTCAGCCGTCATTCTCACCACGGCAGTTCGCCCACTACCACCACTTCATCTCTAGATTACAGGGTATTCCTGGCCTAGGTTTCGGCGGCCCCAACATGAGAGAAGATCCAGCATTTGAGGAGGACCTGCAGAGAGCTATGCGTGCTTCCATGGAAGACTCGCTCTCCAACTTTGGCCCCAAGAAGGTCTCGCATCCAGAACCACCGACCACAACGACAGAGGGATACACCAGATCGGTGCGCAAACGGCAGGTGGTATGCTGCGCATTATGTCGTTCCGATCTGGGAGTCGGGATTCCTCCggagaccaagaagccGAGCAAATCATCATCCccgaagaagaggaaaCGGTTCTCGCGGTTTTCTGACCTCACAGACGTGGAACGAACGCTTTCCAAGCGCATGTTCTTCACCAAGTGTGGGCATGTCTACTGTGGCCTTTGTGTCCAGTTCAtcaagagaagaagaactaGTAGacaaaagaaggaggacaagagcAACATCAACGTCGATTGCATCACAGATTTCAAAGGGCGATATGTCGACACCCCATTCTCACTGATTGACCACTGTGTTGTTCCAGGATGTAAGGAGAAATTGCCCAGATCGAGAGGCAAGTTTTTCAAGGAGATGTTTACTTAATTTATATGCATTTATTGGCTAGCTACCACGCTAGTCACCAAGACAAGATGGGTTTGTGTAGCTATATAGGGGAGATTTTTTATCGATACCGGTATTGTACCACGACAAAATTGTTTGGCACAGGTGAGTTTAGTTTGTGCGGCTTAGCTCAACGACAtctgcagcagaagcaCGTTTGTGAGCCGAGTACTTGAGCATCTCTTGCAGTATGTCTTTACTCTTTTGTGTTCCTCGCAACAGAGACAGTCCATTTCCCTGGGTTTCGGAAAAGTTCATGCTCTCAAAAGCAGGTACACAAGCCACCTCGGGCCATGTTTTCGCGGAGGGTGTGCCCAACTTTTCGAATATGTCAGCCACCAGTCGCAGATCTGACACTCCATCTTGTACCTcgttggagaagaacggTTTCCCGTTTCTAGTCAGCAGATATGCTAATATGCATCCTAGGGACCAGATATCGACCTTGTCGTCGTAGCCTCTGATTCCAAACAGCAGTTCTGGGGCTCTCCAGACGCCTGTTCCTACGTCTGTGATTTTTTCGTCTGCTTTTTCTGATCCCCCGTCCTTCCACGACACTCCAAAGTCGATGAGCACCGGCTCCGAGTCCTTGGTTTTGAACATGATATTCTCTGGTTTGATGTCTCTGTGGATGATGCCTTCTTGGTGGATATATTCCAGACCACTTGCGACTGCTGTAATGATTTCGATCGCCTTTTCTTCCGGAAACTTGTTTCTCATGGTGTCCCCCCCAGGCTCAATGAGTGTTGGAAAGATAGCCTTGTGATAACCCTTGGCGAGATCCTCAAGGGTGTATGGGTAGTAGTTGAACACCAGCACCTGTTGTTTTGTGAACACCTGGCCCGAGTCGCCCCACATCTCGTCGTCAGAAGAGTCAAACGGGTCCCTCTCTTCATAGTGGTCCAGCAAGGAGACAATGTTGGGATGATGGCCTTTGACTTCCTGAAGAATAGCTAATTCTCTGGCAAAATTGTGGGGAGGCCGTTGTGCTCCAGGTCGAATGCATTTAAGGGCCCGGTTGTTCTTTTCGTAGACTCTCGAGAACAGACCCCGGCCGATTTCTTTCATTTTAACGAGTGTGGTGCATCCAAGCAAGACGTCGTCTATCATGGCGTGCCATACATACAACCTGCAGTTCGAGCCTTGCGACAATGTGGGACAAAGTTCACAGTATACAGTAAGTTGGCAACAGCCCTCAATAACCCACCACACACTATGGACTTCACCTCGGTAACAGAAAGCTGGGTAGACGGCCAAATTGGTGCGTCTGTCTACGACTACGGCGACAGCGAACCCCTCACAGACGACCTGCGCTCCTCCAAACAAAAGGCTGTCGAAGCAGCATATAGCCTGGGCGACCTGTCTCTCCTCAAACTACTGGCACAGTCAAAGGGCGGTctgctcaactccaagctTCGAAAACAAACCTGGCCATTGCTTTTGAGTGAGGCATCGGTAACAGGAAGCGATCCCCCAGAAGACCCGCACCCTGACGAGACACAAGTGCAACTCGACATCGACCGAAGTTTCGTCTACTATCCGAAGTTTGAGGACGATGAGAAATGCGCCGAAGCCCGTCAGAATCTGTCGAAAGTCATTGTCACGGTGCTCAGACGCAACCCCCAGCTACGGTACTATCAGGGGTACCACGACATTGCCCAGGTAGTGTACCTGGTCATGGAAGACGTGCACCAGTCCATCcaggtgctggagaagatctCGCTCATCTACCTCAGAGACTTTATGCTGCCCTCCATGGGTTACACCCTTGACCACTTGGAATTCATTCCCTCGCTGGTCACAGAGCTTGACTCTCATACTGGCGATCAAATCAAAGAGGTGAGACCGGTGTACGGTATCTCGTCAGTGCTGACCTGGTTTGCCCACGACATTCCCGAATTTGACACCGTCTGTCTCTTGTTTGATTTCATTCTAGCTTCTGGGACCATGGCAACGCCTCTGTTTATTTATGCATCCTTAACGTCTTTAAGATCGGATGAACTCAGCAACCTGGACCCAGAAGACATAGACATCATCAACTGTGTTCTAAACACCTTTCCCAAGACAGAACAGGAAACCGTGTCTCGATGTATCCAAAAAGCCCAGAAACTAGCGTCAAAAACCATGCTGGAAAATTATCCGGCCTGGCATAAACTGTCAAACTACTCTGTATTGAAGACGACAGCTGCGCAATCGCCCCAGGCTGAATCTCCGTCAGAGTCCATTCTGTCGTCTAACAGCATGTCTTCTTCCGCTACAGCACCCTCGCTGATTAGCTCATACCTCTCGTTACAAATTAAGGAGTCCGAAGTGCGGGAGGAAAACGAACGTTTGGCCCGCCAGAAACTCATTGACAAGCGCAACCAGCAGCGGGAACAGAACAAGCTTTCTAAGAaaaactcgtcgtcgtccattTCCATCCGACgtatcttcttcttctctctgtgTATCGGACTCACCAGTGTCATTCTGGCCATATTCATTTCCCCCAAGGACAGCCGGTCGTATCTCACCAGACATTTTGAGGCTGGAATCCAAGGATCCCTCCAGCTCCTACACCGAATTGCTACTGGTCAGCATTCGTTTTAATTTATTGCAATACAGATTCTAGCTACACATCGTTAACACGGTAATTTTATCATGATTATATATATGCTTTTGGCTTGACGCCTTAAAGTACTTCGTGGCCTTGAGCAACGTTGTAGTCACTGGCTCCGGCAACCGAGTCCGAGTAGACATGAGAAGAGCCCTGGGGTCTAAGAGCAGGGGAAGAGTTAGCAGAAAATCCTTGGTGGTTGTAAGAAGGCATGTGAGGATCGCTCATCCACGCGTTCTGGGGAGGCAGTGGCACGTAGCGTCGCTTGTCCATTTCAAAGTCTCTCCATCGCTTCATGACAATCTGAGACGAGTCAAATTCaccatcctcctcgtcgtggcctccagagcccTTCTTTTCACCAGCAACCTGTCGAGTGTCACCCCAGGAGAAATCATCAAACTTCCAGTATGCGTAGACGGGGAGCACAAAGTTCCAAATGGGAAGAGATAGCAGGTAGATGAACATCCACACGACGTATGACCATCGAGATGCTGTGATGATAATGAGAAGACCCGGCAGACCCAAAAtcagagccagcagaaCCAGCGACATGACAGGCGTAGGTTTTCTCACAATGGCAATAATGACAACGTAGATGGTGAACGAGATGGCGGCGGGAAGAATCAGGGTACCAACAAGCTCGATGAAGACAACAAACTGCATGGAAATACAGAAGACACCACATAGATCCTTGACCAGCACCAGCTCCATCAGGTTATGCACAGTGGAGTTAATCCATCGTCTTCGCTGAGACAGCAAAACAGAAAACTTGTCGGGAACAATGGTCTTGCAGACAGCcttggacacaaacacctgTTTTCGCGTGGGGAAGGTCTTGAGCATGAGGGAGGTCAGGTATCGATCTTCTCCGAGAAGCAACAGGTTCTTCTTATGCAGAGTGTCAATCACGTTGTCAGCGTATCGCTCGACGATATCAGGGTTGGCAAGAATGGGCACCCAGTAGCCGTCTCCGCCCTTGGGAGCCTTGATTCGGTACATGGAGAAACAACCAGGCAGACAAGTGACACCACCAAAGACGGACTCAAAGGCCTTAGCCTGGTGATGAGAAATGTAGTATTCAAACACCTGGATCGCAGTGACCCAAGAGTCTCGCTTGTTGGCAATCTTGGTTTCTCCACATAGTCCCATAATCTCGGGATCCTTGACCATCTCAGCCACCATGTGGGTCAGAGAGTCAGGGAACACCTTAGTATCGGCATCCACCATGAGAATGATTTCATAAAAGTCGGGAAGAATACCAGTCACTCGCCAGATACCGTTGAACATCTCGTGCTCCAGCTCGGTCATTCGCTCGTCGAACATGACACGCTGCAAGAACGACATGAGAATGATCTGGGAGTCTCGCTTACCTCGGTTACCAGGCTTGGCCTCGTTGGCCTCAGCAGGCGTACCGCACTTGACAATAGTCACAACGGGGActcgctgctgcttctcAGGTGGAACTGTGGCATCATCGTAGGCGTAGAAACCAGAGTAGACCTTGGCCATGTTATGACGCTTTGTaccagaagaagtagatACGTAAGAGAAGGGTCTCACCTGGTCTTCGGGGATAGGCATATCACACATCATACTTAGACAAATGTCAGGGGTAGACATGTCGTTACCGGAACCCTTAATAATACCATCGGCAATGATAACAATGAGTTTATGGGAGTTAGGGTAGTCGGTTGTGGTGATAGAGTCAAGGGTGGTTCTCAGACCGTCAATCGACTCGGAGTATGCAGTCACCAGACACATGGTGTGGGCGAGAGGGTAGTTGAACGGTTGGTAGTCGATGGGGGGCTGGGGCACAACGTTGACGGTGGGCGCCTCGTAGGGCTGAGATCCAGAGTCGTAATCGTAGACAACACCGCCAACATCAGTGTTGGAGTCGATCGCAGCGGAGTTTCGAGAGTAGACGGAAGGAGCAGTTCCACTCTCACCAACCTGGGTCACCATTGTGCTCATTCGCTTGTTCTTATTGTCGTGCTGGTTGAATCGGTGCTTGATGAGGCCACGGAAGGGAGTGGCACTGGACTTAGGCTGGTCTCGGTCCACTCGCTTGATGGGAGCCTGGCTGTAAATGTTCTCGGACCagtcctcaatctcgttcTCTCGCTGGTTCATCTGCTTGTTGTCAATGGGGAAAGCTCCCTGCTTGGCAGAAATGGCccacttgtagtagatAGCAAATAGGAACTTGACGGCGACAATGGAGATAATGAAAACCAGAGATACATACAGAACAACCTGGGAAGCCAGACATCCAATCTGCTCGGTATCAATGTATCCAACCTTGGCAATCTCTTGCAGACATCGGGCAGCCTGTCGATCAGGACCGTTGGCCATATTACGAGAGATATCAGTACCCTTGATGGAATCGTCATCTCGCAGAGTGTCAAAGATC
Encoded here:
- a CDS encoding uncharacterized protein (Compare to YALI0C24299g, similar to Saccharomyces cerevisiae SLX5 (YDL013W); ancestral locus Anc_3.186, weakly similar to DEHA-IPF12189.1 Debaryomyces hansenii), with product MTPQRECDPITVLDDETEVVGSTDCIPEPASEDPFIVISSDEEDNTNTDTGNYRSRTPEIIDISDTERPDEPEEEEEDPRLNMERIFMNSFQQDQHEYLNNGFGFFRQPHYPVRAERNPGQPSFSPRQFAHYHHFISRLQGIPGLGFGGPNMREDPAFEEDLQRAMRASMEDSLSNFGPKKVSHPEPPTTTTEGYTRSVRKRQVVCCALCRSDLGVGIPPETKKPSKSSSPKKRKRFSRFSDLTDVERTLSKRMFFTKCGHVYCGLCVQFIKRRRTSRQKKEDKSNINVDCITDFKGRYVDTPFSLIDHCVVPGCKEKLPRSRGKFFKEMFT
- a CDS encoding uncharacterized protein (Compare to YALI0C24321g, weakly similar to uniprot|P43568 Saccharomyces cerevisiae YFL029c CAK1 cdk-activating protein kinase) translates to MIDDVLLGCTTLVKMKEIGRGLFSRVYEKNNRALKCIRPGAQRPPHNFARELAILQEVKGHHPNIVSLLDHYEERDPFDSSDDEMWGDSGQVFTKQQVLVFNYYPYTLEDLAKGYHKAIFPTLIEPGGDTMRNKFPEEKAIEIITAVASGLEYIHQEGIIHRDIKPENIMFKTKDSEPVLIDFGVSWKDGGSEKADEKITDVGTGVWRAPELLFGIRGYDDKVDIWSLGCILAYLLTRNGKPFFSNEVQDGVSDLRLVADIFEKLGTPSAKTWPEVACVPAFESMNFSETQGNGLSLLRGTQKSKDILQEMLKYSAHKRASAADVVELSRTN
- a CDS encoding uncharacterized protein (Compare to YALI0C24332g, weakly similar to DEHA0F14157g Debaryomyces hansenii IPF 8004.1, similar to Saccharomyces cerevisiae GYP8 (YFL027C); ancestral locus Anc_8.44); translated protein: MDFTSVTESWVDGQIGASVYDYGDSEPLTDDLRSSKQKAVEAAYSLGDLSLLKLLAQSKGGLLNSKLRKQTWPLLLSEASVTGSDPPEDPHPDETQVQLDIDRSFVYYPKFEDDEKCAEARQNLSKVIVTVLRRNPQLRYYQGYHDIAQVVYLVMEDVHQSIQVLEKISLIYLRDFMLPSMGYTLDHLEFIPSLVTELDSHTGDQIKEVRPVYGISSVLTWFAHDIPEFDTVCLLFDFILASGTMATPLFIYASLTSLRSDELSNLDPEDIDIINCVLNTFPKTEQETVSRCIQKAQKLASKTMLENYPAWHKLSNYSVLKTTAAQSPQAESPSESILSSNSMSSSATAPSLISSYLSLQIKESEVREENERLARQKLIDKRNQQREQNKLSKKNSSSSISIRRIFFFSLCIGLTSVILAIFISPKDSRSYLTRHFEAGIQGSLQLLHRIATGQHSF
- a CDS encoding uncharacterized protein (Compare to YALI0C24354g, similar to uniprot|P29465 Saccharomyces cerevisiae YBR023c CHS3 chitin synthase III, similar to Saccharomyces cerevisiae CHS3 (YBR023C); ancestral locus Anc_3.223); translated protein: MTNTVDSYNKFGFNSETGEPNTGPQDTSGSVPSEHRGDGSFSPDIGRKKSLIRPDRARLDPDSRTYHYSQLAAQQQSRINVLPSSTGNDPILEEHYMRETGEIQPGQGYDQPYDNAVNQEVLEEENEESYREGEEDPYAYSGRQVYGLNDEVQTEAYVRKSDEISSSEEQAADTQPPIIDPPVNEKVQLSRGGGTLKRHNSVKRRMGTQPKQISLWMTYCQIVTFWAPAPVLKMFGMPQKARQDAWREKIGLITVILYIAAFVAYLTFGFTITVCSSSITRVRNGEVNSGNLIINGKQYDFTSMNHPPTVEVPTGGNFMYPPVNAGSMDGSLLFQNVNNHCKGLITPKPDCKIPYNGDSVAWYMPCQLLNQDGSSQPNTTEQFYPGYACHTSTTARNVYYHQLVDAGEVYFTWDDIKNSTRNLAVFNGAVIDLNMVNFILKDDLNYPEIFDTLRDDDSIKGTDISRNMANGPDRQAARCLQEIAKVGYIDTEQIGCLASQVVLYVSLVFIISIVAVKFLFAIYYKWAISAKQGAFPIDNKQMNQRENEIEDWSENIYSQAPIKRVDRDQPKSSATPFRGLIKHRFNQHDNKNKRMSTMVTQVGESGTAPSVYSRNSAAIDSNTDVGGVVYDYDSGSQPYEAPTVNVVPQPPIDYQPFNYPLAHTMCLVTAYSESIDGLRTTLDSITTTDYPNSHKLIVIIADGIIKGSGNDMSTPDICLSMMCDMPIPEDQVRPFSYVSTSSGTKRHNMAKVYSGFYAYDDATVPPEKQQRVPVVTIVKCGTPAEANEAKPGNRGKRDSQIILMSFLQRVMFDERMTELEHEMFNGIWRVTGILPDFYEIILMVDADTKVFPDSLTHMVAEMVKDPEIMGLCGETKIANKRDSWVTAIQVFEYYISHHQAKAFESVFGGVTCLPGCFSMYRIKAPKGGDGYWVPILANPDIVERYADNVIDTLHKKNLLLLGEDRYLTSLMLKTFPTRKQVFVSKAVCKTIVPDKFSVLLSQRRRWINSTVHNLMELVLVKDLCGVFCISMQFVVFIELVGTLILPAAISFTIYVVIIAIVRKPTPVMSLVLLALILGLPGLLIIITASRWSYVVWMFIYLLSLPIWNFVLPVYAYWKFDDFSWGDTRQVAGEKKGSGGHDEEDGEFDSSQIVMKRWRDFEMDKRRYVPLPPQNAWMSDPHMPSYNHQGFSANSSPALRPQGSSHVYSDSVAGASDYNVAQGHEVL